One part of the Prochlorococcus marinus str. MIT 9313 genome encodes these proteins:
- the sufR gene encoding iron-sulfur cluster biosynthesis transcriptional regulator SufR → MTTEAQAPTREATLTLLLRQGERSAANLAASLGISVQAMRRHLRSLEDDGLVEASPTPTGPGRPSNLWQLTEQGHHHFPDGSENFALGLMESMKAALSPETFTSLLSQQALKKANLYRHQLGSGSIQDRLEKLVELRRQEGYETEWQPAPDGVGWFIKDFHCSLQRIAEEHPSVCEQELLLMRQTFPDCLIDRVNWRLEYGNCCGFQIKPTQGHD, encoded by the coding sequence ATGACCACAGAGGCGCAGGCACCTACCCGCGAAGCAACCCTAACTCTGCTATTGCGGCAGGGTGAGAGGAGTGCGGCAAACCTGGCTGCTTCGTTGGGCATCTCAGTCCAAGCAATGCGACGCCATCTACGCAGCCTCGAAGACGATGGTCTGGTCGAGGCCAGCCCAACTCCCACAGGCCCAGGGCGTCCCTCGAACCTCTGGCAATTGACAGAGCAGGGACATCATCACTTCCCTGATGGCAGTGAGAATTTCGCCCTCGGCCTGATGGAGTCCATGAAAGCCGCCCTGTCTCCCGAGACATTTACGTCACTACTAAGTCAACAAGCACTCAAAAAAGCCAACCTCTACCGCCATCAGCTCGGCTCAGGGTCAATCCAGGATCGCCTTGAGAAACTGGTGGAATTACGTCGCCAAGAGGGCTATGAAACGGAATGGCAGCCAGCTCCAGATGGTGTTGGCTGGTTCATCAAAGACTTTCACTGTTCCCTGCAAAGAATTGCAGAGGAGCATCCATCGGTTTGCGAGCAGGAATTACTGCTCATGAGACAAACATTCCCCGACTGCTTGATTGATCGAGTGAACTGGCGTCTGGAATACGGCAATTGCTGCGGCTTCCAAATCAAGCCAACTCAAGGTCATGACTGA
- a CDS encoding DUF4912 domain-containing protein encodes MTQALSSMARLTIRQLRQVASDLGVTLYSRKTKEQLLNAITVRQEKEESKRLGLDGELNSPSRLKSDTRVVFLPRDPQWAYVFWEISETDRKRALSKGANRLCLRLTDVTGIDDDKAHPHTLQEVSVDSHSNEWYLPVPMPDRDYRVELGYRVGTLWMSLAFSSIAKVPTLHPSEQILDQFVPFSLEGITSSPAPTATQAPELEDDPIGDSIDSGLHERLYQSATQHFRSSRVGSEVFQEHNGLDSDQRGLNDSGIGLWASGRNESGLGGVPPRPKTFWLIADAELMIYGATDPSARLTIGGEDIPLSNDGTFRIQVPFRDGEQVYAIEATAADGEQKRNITLNFQRRTPTDNTNPEDQAVAEWF; translated from the coding sequence GTGACCCAAGCCTTATCTTCTATGGCACGTCTCACCATCCGTCAGCTCCGCCAAGTAGCCAGCGATTTGGGCGTAACCCTTTACAGCCGCAAGACCAAGGAACAATTGCTCAACGCTATTACTGTTCGTCAGGAAAAAGAAGAAAGCAAACGACTGGGGCTAGACGGTGAACTCAACTCCCCATCCAGACTCAAGTCCGATACTCGAGTGGTTTTCCTACCCCGAGATCCTCAATGGGCTTATGTCTTCTGGGAAATCTCCGAAACTGATCGCAAGCGAGCCCTATCGAAAGGGGCCAACCGGCTCTGCCTACGCTTAACCGACGTAACCGGCATCGATGACGACAAAGCACATCCCCACACACTCCAGGAAGTCTCTGTAGACAGCCACAGCAACGAATGGTACCTACCTGTTCCAATGCCTGATAGGGACTATCGAGTTGAACTCGGCTATCGCGTCGGTACTCTCTGGATGTCCCTGGCCTTTTCCTCTATAGCCAAAGTCCCAACACTCCACCCCAGCGAGCAAATCCTCGATCAGTTTGTTCCCTTCAGCCTTGAGGGCATCACAAGCAGTCCTGCACCCACCGCTACACAAGCACCAGAGCTAGAGGATGATCCCATTGGCGACTCAATCGATAGCGGGCTACACGAGCGGCTCTATCAGAGCGCCACACAACACTTCCGCAGCAGCAGGGTCGGTTCGGAAGTCTTCCAAGAACACAACGGCTTGGATAGCGATCAACGTGGTCTGAACGATTCAGGCATCGGCCTTTGGGCCAGTGGGCGTAATGAGTCCGGACTGGGTGGAGTACCACCACGCCCAAAAACCTTCTGGCTTATTGCCGACGCTGAGCTGATGATCTACGGCGCAACAGATCCTTCTGCCCGCCTAACCATCGGCGGCGAAGACATTCCTCTCTCCAATGATGGAACCTTCCGAATCCAAGTTCCCTTCCGCGACGGAGAGCAGGTGTATGCGATTGAGGCGACTGCGGCCGACGGTGAGCAGAAACGCAATATCACCTTGAACTTCCAACGGAGAACACCCACCGATAACACAAACCCAGAAGACCAGGCAGTCGCAGAATGGTTTTAA
- a CDS encoding Nif11-like leader peptide family natural product precursor: MSEEQLKAFLEKVKADTSLQEKLKAAADSDAVLVIAKDAGFSISADDLKNAQSEISEEELESVAGGAQSAGGCGICECDNRQSTSCHYPSHG; encoded by the coding sequence ATGTCAGAAGAGCAACTCAAAGCGTTCCTCGAAAAAGTCAAAGCAGACACCAGCCTGCAGGAGAAGCTGAAAGCAGCTGCTGATTCAGACGCAGTTCTTGTGATTGCGAAAGACGCTGGCTTTAGCATCTCTGCTGATGACTTGAAGAACGCTCAATCAGAGATTTCTGAAGAAGAGCTTGAAAGCGTCGCTGGCGGGGCCCAATCGGCTGGCGGCTGCGGAATTTGTGAGTGCGACAACAGGCAGTCAACATCATGTCATTATCCGAGTCATGGATAA
- a CDS encoding alpha-D-glucose phosphate-specific phosphoglucomutase, whose amino-acid sequence MTSSAQTGPTQRQVHLNTPFNDQKPGTSGLRKSSKQFEQTNYLESFIEAIFQTLPGVEGGTLILGGDGRYGNHRAIDVILRMGAAHGLSRVITTTNGILSTPAASHLIRANKAIGGIILSASHNQGGPDGDFGVKVNGANGGPAAESLTNAIYACSQALEKYSLVDADVIPLETPGHHAIGGMTVDVIDGVEDYVELMQKLFDFGRIKDLIKTDFPVVFDAMHAVTGPYAKRLLEGLLGAPTGTVRNGVPLEDFGGGHPDPNLTYAAELADLLLNGKAYSFGAACDGDGDRNMILGRGCFVNPSDSLAILAANANVAPAYADGLAGVARSMPTSAAVDVVAKQLNIDCFETPTGWKFFGNLLDAGRITLCGEESFGTGSNHVREKDGLWAVLFWLQILAERRCSVADVMTQHWSRFGRHYYSRHDYEAIASENAHGLYNRLESMLPRLIGQPFAGRQVSQADNFSYSDPVDGSETQSQGLRILLEDGSRVVVRLSGTGTKGATLRVYLECYEPSHGNLNQDPQHALADLINGIDALAEIQKRTGMQRPTVIT is encoded by the coding sequence ATGACCAGCTCGGCCCAGACGGGACCCACACAGCGCCAGGTACATCTGAACACACCCTTCAACGACCAAAAGCCAGGGACCTCCGGCCTACGCAAAAGCAGCAAGCAATTCGAACAAACCAATTACCTGGAGAGCTTCATTGAAGCAATCTTCCAAACCCTACCTGGCGTTGAGGGAGGGACTCTGATCTTGGGGGGGGATGGTCGCTACGGCAATCACCGCGCCATTGATGTGATCCTGCGTATGGGTGCTGCTCATGGCCTAAGCCGAGTGATCACCACCACAAATGGCATTCTCTCCACGCCGGCAGCATCCCATCTCATCCGTGCCAATAAGGCCATCGGAGGAATCATCCTTTCCGCGAGCCACAACCAAGGCGGTCCAGATGGCGACTTCGGCGTCAAAGTCAACGGTGCCAATGGTGGCCCAGCAGCCGAATCACTCACAAACGCGATCTACGCATGTAGCCAAGCTTTAGAGAAATACAGCCTTGTCGATGCAGACGTAATCCCACTTGAAACCCCCGGCCACCATGCCATCGGTGGCATGACCGTAGACGTGATCGACGGCGTTGAAGACTATGTAGAGCTGATGCAGAAGTTGTTCGACTTCGGGCGCATCAAGGACCTCATCAAAACCGACTTCCCAGTCGTGTTTGATGCCATGCATGCTGTCACTGGTCCCTATGCAAAACGGCTACTGGAAGGACTTCTCGGTGCCCCAACTGGCACTGTGCGCAACGGAGTCCCGCTTGAGGATTTTGGTGGAGGCCACCCAGATCCCAACCTCACCTACGCCGCTGAACTAGCAGACCTCCTCCTCAATGGCAAGGCCTACAGCTTCGGTGCCGCCTGCGATGGTGATGGCGACCGCAACATGATCCTGGGCAGAGGTTGCTTCGTTAACCCAAGTGACAGCCTTGCAATCCTGGCTGCTAATGCCAACGTTGCACCGGCCTATGCCGATGGGCTTGCTGGTGTGGCCCGCTCCATGCCCACTAGCGCCGCAGTGGATGTTGTAGCCAAACAACTCAATATCGACTGTTTTGAAACTCCCACCGGGTGGAAGTTTTTCGGCAACCTGCTTGATGCAGGTCGAATCACCCTCTGTGGTGAAGAAAGCTTCGGCACTGGCAGCAACCACGTGCGTGAGAAGGATGGACTATGGGCAGTGCTCTTCTGGCTACAGATCCTGGCAGAGCGACGCTGCAGCGTCGCTGATGTGATGACACAGCATTGGAGTCGTTTTGGACGCCATTACTACTCCCGTCACGACTACGAGGCGATTGCTAGTGAAAATGCTCATGGTCTTTACAACCGGTTGGAGAGCATGCTTCCTCGACTAATCGGTCAACCATTCGCCGGGCGCCAAGTGAGCCAGGCAGACAATTTTAGTTATAGCGATCCTGTGGATGGCTCAGAGACACAATCTCAGGGTCTACGCATCCTGCTGGAAGACGGCAGCAGAGTCGTGGTTCGACTCTCGGGCACCGGCACCAAAGGTGCCACATTGCGCGTTTATCTAGAATGCTACGAACCTAGTCATGGCAACTTAAATCAAGATCCCCAGCATGCTCTAGCCGATCTCATCAATGGCATCGATGCGCTTGCCGAAATTCAAAAGCGCACTGGGATGCAACGACCAACGGTGATCACTTGA
- a CDS encoding efflux RND transporter permease subunit produces MSASNSFITRPVLATVCSLLIVIAGLISIPILPVEMLPDIAPPTVKVNSIYTGADAESVEQGVTSVLEQQINGVENMDYLTSSSSADGVSSIAVAFESGSNSDINQVNVQNRVALAEPQLPEAVRKAGVSVNKASNSILLLYNFVSEDPSNIEYSVETISGLLDLGLTDEVKRVKGVGEVTYFGNRKVAFRLWLDNEKLEVFGLTSADVMGAIESQNRLVPAGNVGGEPSAEGQIFTFPVQLNGRLVSIGDFENMVVRTTEDGGLVRFSDVGHVVLGGESYSNSATDLQGVPSVSMAVYQLSGSNALEVSNGVKDVLEEFTAKMPVGMKIEKIYDNTDFINASINGVTNSLRDAIILVVLILFVFLQNWKATLVPGIAIPVALLGTFSLVLWFGFSLNQLTLFGLVLATGLVVDDAITVIEDTSTKQSLGMTALEAAKSTMDELFSAVIATSLVLFSVFLPVLFFPGATGSIYKQFAATIIFAIAISTFNALTFSPMLSALLLGREGTAPGRNAYAISGAVIGFIYGLLVVGGGAALALILTAMAAILGFVLSRLTGRSLRLPFSVAGAVIGLFIAGVSSPLPVVLFAGLGLTLGWYTPWIFSHFNRIYSVFELRYADLLEWVLGRRSLVMGILAVGVLLTGVAFTAIPSGFVPIEDQGYAIGVLQAPEGVSTQVTEKINQQVAEILRSESDITSAAIFSGASFDGNSPNKGLFFIGMRNWDERKNRDQSADAIVGRLNQKFFGAIDGARIFVVEPPAIPGYGIGSGFEFQLLDKSGGAYGLNNFFASAGQIIQQAKANPMLSSVRTLFSPESPQLRVEVDRDIMASLDVDFSSAMRVFSANFAGAYVNDTFQEGKVRRVYVQADELGRSAPEKLSSIYVKNRVGEQIQLSEFLTVEPSVGPSVISHFNLYRSIKIEGSPAAGKSSGQAINGMKELFAAQNLKSLGFDWTGISREEVKAGALAVVIFALGILVVYLVLAAQYESYTDPLIILMTVPTAMLGALFFLALRGEVLNIYAQVGLVMLIGLAAKNGILIVDLANQRMAEGVSALEAARQAAKSRLRPIIMTAISSLFGFMPLVLASGAGARSQASLGTVVFGGLLVATFLSLFVVPVFYVAVKALVGTFSDTEQGNTNLLNSGDPFGQG; encoded by the coding sequence ATGTCAGCATCAAATAGCTTTATTACTCGACCTGTTTTAGCAACTGTTTGCAGTTTGTTGATTGTCATTGCGGGACTGATATCGATCCCTATTTTGCCAGTTGAAATGCTTCCGGATATAGCTCCGCCAACAGTAAAAGTAAATTCAATTTACACCGGTGCCGATGCTGAATCGGTTGAACAGGGTGTGACCAGTGTGCTGGAGCAGCAGATTAATGGTGTGGAGAATATGGACTATTTAACTTCCTCAAGCTCGGCTGATGGGGTTAGCTCGATTGCTGTTGCGTTCGAAAGTGGTAGTAATAGCGACATTAATCAAGTTAATGTTCAGAACAGGGTTGCGCTGGCAGAGCCACAGTTGCCGGAAGCAGTGCGCAAGGCAGGGGTGAGTGTTAACAAGGCTTCCAATTCCATCTTGCTTCTTTATAATTTTGTTAGCGAAGATCCAAGCAATATTGAATATAGTGTAGAAACGATTAGTGGGCTGCTAGATCTGGGCCTAACGGACGAAGTTAAGCGGGTTAAGGGAGTCGGTGAAGTGACCTACTTTGGTAACCGTAAGGTTGCTTTTAGGCTTTGGCTGGACAATGAAAAGCTTGAGGTTTTTGGCCTGACTTCAGCGGATGTAATGGGGGCGATTGAAAGCCAGAACCGTTTGGTTCCTGCTGGGAATGTAGGAGGTGAACCATCTGCAGAAGGCCAGATATTTACTTTTCCTGTGCAATTAAATGGCCGCCTTGTGAGCATTGGAGACTTTGAAAATATGGTCGTTAGGACTACAGAGGATGGCGGATTAGTGAGGTTCAGCGATGTCGGTCATGTTGTGCTTGGTGGTGAAAGCTATTCCAACAGCGCTACAGATTTGCAGGGAGTACCTTCTGTGAGTATGGCTGTTTATCAATTGAGTGGCAGTAATGCTCTAGAGGTATCCAATGGAGTCAAAGATGTTCTCGAAGAATTTACCGCCAAAATGCCTGTCGGCATGAAGATTGAAAAAATCTATGATAATACAGACTTTATTAATGCATCAATTAATGGAGTGACCAATTCACTTAGAGATGCGATCATTTTGGTGGTTCTTATTCTGTTTGTATTTTTACAGAATTGGAAAGCTACTTTGGTGCCTGGTATTGCCATCCCTGTTGCACTTCTAGGCACATTCTCTCTGGTTTTATGGTTTGGCTTCTCGCTCAACCAGCTTACTTTATTTGGATTGGTTCTCGCTACAGGGTTAGTGGTTGATGATGCAATCACAGTGATTGAAGATACCTCAACCAAGCAGTCATTAGGGATGACTGCTTTGGAAGCTGCGAAGTCAACAATGGATGAGCTTTTCTCTGCAGTTATTGCTACATCCTTGGTTCTTTTCTCAGTATTTTTGCCAGTGTTATTTTTTCCTGGCGCTACGGGTTCGATCTACAAGCAGTTTGCAGCAACGATTATTTTCGCTATCGCGATTTCTACCTTTAATGCTTTAACTTTTTCCCCCATGCTTTCTGCCTTGCTTTTGGGCCGGGAAGGCACAGCTCCGGGCCGCAATGCATATGCAATTTCTGGTGCAGTCATTGGGTTTATATACGGACTATTAGTTGTTGGCGGTGGTGCGGCGCTGGCCTTGATCCTTACAGCAATGGCTGCAATTCTTGGCTTTGTGCTGTCTCGCTTGACTGGCCGTTCGTTGAGGCTGCCATTCTCTGTTGCAGGGGCTGTGATTGGTCTTTTCATCGCAGGAGTTTCAAGTCCCTTGCCAGTCGTTTTATTCGCTGGGCTTGGCTTGACCTTGGGTTGGTATACACCATGGATTTTTAGTCATTTCAATCGCATTTATTCCGTCTTTGAGCTGCGCTATGCCGATCTGCTCGAGTGGGTTCTTGGCCGCCGTTCTCTTGTGATGGGAATTCTTGCGGTAGGGGTTCTGCTGACCGGTGTTGCTTTTACTGCGATTCCAAGTGGATTTGTTCCTATTGAAGATCAGGGCTATGCCATCGGCGTGTTGCAGGCCCCAGAAGGCGTGTCGACTCAGGTCACCGAGAAGATTAATCAGCAAGTTGCTGAGATATTGCGCAGCGAATCCGATATCACTTCAGCAGCAATTTTTAGTGGAGCAAGTTTTGATGGCAATAGCCCTAATAAAGGATTATTTTTTATTGGGATGCGTAATTGGGATGAGAGGAAAAATCGTGATCAATCCGCCGATGCAATTGTTGGACGGCTCAACCAGAAGTTCTTTGGGGCTATTGATGGCGCGAGGATTTTTGTTGTAGAGCCACCTGCGATTCCTGGATACGGCATTGGCAGTGGATTTGAGTTCCAATTACTTGACAAGAGTGGAGGTGCTTATGGCTTAAACAACTTCTTTGCCTCAGCTGGTCAAATTATTCAGCAGGCGAAAGCAAATCCAATGTTGAGCAGTGTAAGGACTTTATTCTCGCCTGAATCTCCGCAGCTACGAGTTGAGGTCGATAGGGACATTATGGCCTCTCTTGATGTTGACTTCAGCTCTGCAATGCGTGTGTTTAGCGCTAATTTTGCAGGCGCCTATGTTAATGATACCTTCCAGGAAGGTAAGGTTCGTCGTGTTTATGTTCAGGCCGATGAATTGGGTCGGTCTGCACCTGAAAAGCTATCTTCAATTTACGTTAAGAATCGGGTGGGTGAGCAGATTCAGCTCTCGGAATTTTTAACAGTTGAACCTTCTGTTGGGCCAAGTGTGATCTCTCACTTTAACCTTTACAGATCGATAAAAATAGAAGGATCACCTGCTGCTGGTAAGAGCTCGGGGCAGGCAATTAATGGTATGAAGGAGCTTTTTGCAGCTCAGAATCTTAAGAGCCTCGGATTTGATTGGACAGGGATATCTCGAGAGGAAGTAAAAGCTGGTGCACTAGCTGTTGTGATTTTTGCATTGGGAATTTTGGTGGTTTATCTCGTGCTTGCAGCTCAATACGAGAGTTATACAGACCCTCTGATTATTTTAATGACAGTTCCTACTGCAATGCTTGGAGCCTTGTTTTTTCTGGCATTGCGTGGAGAGGTTCTCAACATTTATGCACAGGTTGGCCTTGTGATGTTGATTGGTCTAGCTGCTAAAAATGGGATCTTGATTGTTGATTTGGCTAATCAACGCATGGCTGAGGGAGTTTCGGCCCTTGAAGCAGCAAGGCAGGCAGCCAAGTCGAGACTTAGGCCCATCATTATGACTGCTATTTCGTCTCTTTTTGGCTTTATGCCGTTGGTCTTGGCTAGCGGAGCAGGAGCCCGCAGCCAAGCTTCTCTTGGCACGGTTGTATTCGGTGGCCTTTTGGTTGCTACTTTCCTTTCGCTGTTTGTTGTGCCTGTCTTTTACGTCGCTGTTAAAGCTCTTGTAGGAACCTTTAGTGATACGGAACAAGGCAACACCAATTTACTTAATTCGGGAGACCCCTTTGGGCAGGGATAA
- a CDS encoding efflux RND transporter periplasmic adaptor subunit: protein MSWKLSIIRLLNKSLVPNQQRALVVFTVLLLCACGKAKIPFSPITVSQTPVTTAQFTDDIDTVSTLEAKEEVHLAAQASGRIIELKIDQGDQVQPGQMLVVLDQAQIRAELADFKAQEQKNKLNWQRYEFLVPQGAASALDRDEYKAQYIASREKVKATEATLAYSNLRSPISGIVADVDVKVGDVIRSGDPFTKLIRNNRLFARVEVPATFSDRIKIGLPVFLNKTGSSDVMATGEINSVGPTVNRTTQGLLVKAAFENANGSLRNGQRLRTRVQLDTREELSVPFAAVTQTSGQSFVYRVGSFQELEDFSGNISLDKLRKLPPSTRFALQTPVTLGKLQKQRYAVTKGLKLGEQVITTNLLKLRHGMPISVKN from the coding sequence GTGAGCTGGAAACTTTCCATAATCAGGCTGTTGAACAAGTCGTTAGTGCCGAATCAGCAGCGCGCTCTTGTCGTTTTTACGGTGTTGTTACTTTGCGCCTGTGGTAAGGCGAAAATACCTTTCTCGCCGATTACCGTCAGCCAGACTCCTGTAACGACGGCTCAATTCACGGACGATATCGATACGGTGAGCACCTTGGAGGCTAAGGAGGAGGTGCATCTTGCTGCACAAGCTTCTGGTCGAATTATTGAGTTAAAGATTGATCAGGGTGATCAGGTTCAGCCTGGTCAGATGTTGGTTGTGCTCGATCAAGCTCAGATCCGTGCGGAATTGGCAGATTTCAAAGCTCAGGAGCAGAAGAACAAACTCAATTGGCAGCGATATGAATTTTTGGTCCCTCAAGGAGCTGCTTCGGCATTGGATCGAGATGAATACAAGGCCCAGTACATCGCCTCTCGAGAAAAGGTAAAAGCCACAGAAGCAACGCTTGCATATAGCAATTTGCGTTCTCCAATTTCAGGGATTGTGGCTGATGTTGATGTCAAGGTTGGAGATGTTATCCGTTCTGGTGATCCATTCACTAAATTGATCAGAAATAACAGGCTTTTTGCTCGAGTTGAGGTGCCTGCCACATTCTCTGATCGGATCAAGATTGGCTTGCCTGTCTTTCTCAACAAGACTGGATCGTCAGATGTGATGGCGACTGGTGAAATTAATTCTGTGGGCCCGACTGTAAATAGAACTACCCAGGGCTTACTAGTGAAGGCAGCCTTTGAGAATGCTAATGGATCGCTGCGAAATGGCCAGCGCTTGCGAACGCGGGTTCAATTGGATACTAGAGAGGAGTTGTCTGTTCCGTTTGCTGCGGTAACACAAACTTCCGGCCAGAGCTTTGTTTATCGAGTGGGAAGTTTCCAAGAGCTTGAAGATTTTTCTGGCAATATTTCTCTTGATAAACTTCGTAAGTTACCCCCCTCCACACGTTTTGCTTTGCAGACCCCTGTGACGTTGGGAAAATTACAGAAGCAGCGCTATGCAGTTACAAAAGGGCTCAAGCTTGGCGAGCAGGTGATCACAACAAATCTTTTGAAGTTGAGACATGGTATGCCTATTTCTGTTAAAAATTGA
- a CDS encoding AAA family ATPase, with protein MDQNLFTYQGDQELKRHAPLADRLRPRTLEEFVGQGSILAEGRLLRRAIAADRVGNLLLHGPPGVGKTTLARIIAGHTRANFSSLNAVLAGVKELRQEVDAAKQRLERHGLRTILFIDEVHRFNSAQQDALLPWVENGTVTLIGATTENPYFEVNKALVSRSRLFRLQALENADLHRLLKHALQDCERGYGDRQVMLSTAAANHLVNVANGDARSLLNALELAVESSRPNEQGSIHINLAIAEESIQERAVLYDKHGDAHFDTISAFIKSLRGSDADAALFWLARMVEAGENPRFIFRRMLIAAGEDIGLADPQAIVVVEACAAAFERIGLPEGLYPLAQATLYLACAEKSNSVLGFFEALRTVREAQHQDVPSHLRDSHRDGAAFGDGVGYRYPHAFAEHWVSQQYLPTSLQGEVFWQPSQTGWEGHRRLLMLERRAAQLAAASESAQENPLLVSSGPETPELERWVQRQLRQDGERLNHLRERLWSGVTCQRHHRVLMIGGRSLLWALDPLQAVPEGGVTILCATAQDQARLIAQLDLLDPIIRPELIDGGSDALQDLPAEHQFEWIGGRLSSQDIAGTEQKKLWSLISQRCTNETGLRLLISHADIGPAEALMQLLESKGANPAERNLLAPLITREKIWLESQRLDSLLAQNLKECGWQLTWERWEELLTLQVDEGLEHRWLSEGRPYRDLVATNASLEVLENLKLILKRTRGQQLPQRLIHQRIIGSRRLH; from the coding sequence TTGGATCAAAATCTGTTCACATATCAGGGAGATCAGGAGCTAAAGCGCCATGCACCACTAGCTGATCGCCTGCGCCCTAGAACCCTGGAGGAATTTGTTGGCCAGGGTTCGATCCTGGCGGAAGGACGTCTCCTACGCCGAGCCATTGCTGCCGATCGTGTAGGCAACTTGCTGCTACATGGTCCTCCAGGTGTTGGTAAAACCACCCTGGCCAGGATTATCGCTGGCCACACCCGTGCCAACTTCAGCAGCCTCAATGCTGTTCTGGCAGGGGTTAAAGAACTTCGCCAAGAAGTAGATGCAGCCAAGCAGCGACTAGAGCGACATGGCTTACGCACCATTCTGTTCATCGACGAAGTACACCGCTTTAACAGTGCCCAACAAGATGCCCTGCTGCCCTGGGTAGAGAACGGCACCGTGACACTGATCGGTGCCACCACGGAAAACCCCTATTTCGAAGTCAACAAAGCGCTGGTAAGCCGCTCCCGGCTGTTCCGACTACAGGCCCTCGAGAATGCAGATCTTCATCGCCTCCTGAAACACGCTCTTCAAGATTGCGAGCGGGGCTATGGCGATCGTCAGGTGATGCTCAGCACAGCAGCTGCAAACCATCTCGTCAATGTCGCCAACGGCGATGCTCGCAGTCTGCTCAATGCTCTCGAACTCGCTGTGGAGAGCAGCCGTCCCAATGAACAGGGCTCAATCCATATCAACCTTGCCATCGCTGAAGAATCAATTCAGGAGCGGGCAGTTCTCTACGACAAGCATGGGGATGCCCATTTCGACACCATTAGTGCCTTCATCAAATCCCTACGAGGCTCAGATGCCGATGCAGCTCTGTTCTGGCTAGCGCGCATGGTGGAGGCTGGTGAAAACCCACGCTTCATCTTCAGACGCATGCTCATTGCCGCTGGAGAGGACATTGGCCTCGCTGATCCCCAGGCGATCGTGGTTGTAGAAGCCTGTGCTGCAGCCTTCGAGCGAATCGGCCTACCGGAGGGTCTCTACCCCCTGGCACAAGCCACCCTTTACTTGGCCTGCGCCGAAAAAAGCAACAGTGTGCTGGGTTTCTTCGAAGCCCTACGCACGGTGCGGGAGGCCCAGCATCAAGACGTCCCCAGCCATCTCCGCGATTCCCATCGTGACGGAGCAGCATTTGGAGATGGTGTCGGCTACCGCTACCCCCATGCTTTTGCGGAACACTGGGTTTCACAGCAATACCTACCCACCTCCCTGCAAGGAGAAGTCTTCTGGCAACCGAGCCAAACAGGCTGGGAAGGGCACCGGCGCCTGCTCATGCTGGAACGAAGGGCAGCACAGCTCGCCGCAGCAAGCGAATCAGCTCAGGAGAACCCATTGCTCGTTAGCAGTGGTCCAGAAACCCCTGAACTAGAGAGATGGGTGCAACGCCAGCTCCGCCAAGATGGAGAACGCCTAAACCACCTGCGCGAACGCCTCTGGTCTGGAGTGACTTGCCAACGCCACCATCGAGTTCTGATGATCGGCGGACGCTCCTTGCTCTGGGCACTCGATCCGCTTCAAGCAGTGCCTGAAGGCGGTGTCACAATCCTCTGCGCAACAGCGCAGGATCAGGCGCGCCTAATAGCTCAGCTCGATCTGCTCGACCCAATCATCCGCCCTGAACTGATCGATGGAGGCAGCGATGCACTCCAAGACTTACCAGCAGAACATCAGTTCGAATGGATTGGGGGACGTCTCTCCAGCCAAGACATTGCAGGAACAGAACAGAAGAAACTTTGGAGTCTGATCAGCCAGCGATGCACCAATGAAACCGGTCTAAGGCTCCTGATCAGCCATGCAGACATCGGGCCGGCCGAGGCCCTAATGCAATTACTAGAGAGCAAAGGAGCCAATCCCGCGGAGAGAAACCTGCTAGCACCACTCATCACTCGCGAAAAGATCTGGCTTGAAAGCCAGCGCCTCGATTCCCTCCTTGCACAAAACCTTAAGGAGTGCGGCTGGCAGCTGACCTGGGAGAGATGGGAGGAACTCCTGACATTGCAGGTGGATGAGGGCCTTGAGCATCGCTGGCTCAGCGAAGGGCGACCCTACCGAGACCTAGTAGCGACCAATGCATCGTTAGAGGTTCTGGAAAACCTAAAGCTCATACTCAAGCGCACGCGAGGACAACAACTACCCCAACGCCTGATCCATCAACGCATCATCGGCAGCCGCAGACTCCACTAA